The following are from one region of the Carnobacterium gallinarum DSM 4847 genome:
- a CDS encoding LysR family transcriptional regulator → MFKLLTTFKAVYETKNFSTAAEQLFISQPAVSNQIKQLEEELNTPLFYRNGRKEIAPTKPAEVLYLRLLNLSDDWKETLSAMNNQEILSEKCTIIASNTFSSYYLPQLIVALTKKFPELTFTLEMHNSEEVVEKIKKHEADFGFIEKPLLTGDIPRIKILTDKLVLAGDLSSSLWLIREPSSGVFHYTERYFLEQNIQPQKMIIKNNELIIKCLTMGLGKSIVSKKAVPKGMPSQELGENYQRAFYFINRQHLKSKQLQQVAEFATSFYQTKKS, encoded by the coding sequence ATGTTTAAACTATTGACTACTTTTAAGGCTGTATATGAGACAAAAAACTTTTCAACAGCCGCGGAACAATTATTTATTTCTCAACCAGCCGTCTCTAACCAAATTAAACAATTAGAAGAAGAATTAAACACACCACTATTTTATCGAAATGGACGGAAAGAAATTGCCCCTACTAAACCAGCAGAAGTCCTTTACCTCCGTTTATTGAATTTGTCTGATGACTGGAAAGAAACGCTATCAGCGATGAACAATCAAGAAATTCTTTCTGAAAAATGTACAATTATAGCCTCCAATACCTTCTCAAGCTATTATTTACCACAATTAATAGTTGCTTTAACTAAAAAATTCCCAGAACTCACCTTTACATTAGAAATGCATAACTCTGAGGAAGTTGTTGAAAAAATTAAAAAGCATGAAGCTGATTTTGGCTTTATTGAAAAACCCTTATTAACTGGTGATATTCCACGAATAAAAATTCTGACAGATAAACTTGTTCTTGCTGGTGATCTTTCAAGTAGTCTTTGGTTGATTCGTGAACCCAGTTCTGGCGTGTTTCATTATACTGAACGGTATTTTTTAGAACAAAATATCCAACCTCAAAAAATGATTATCAAAAACAATGAGCTAATTATTAAGTGTTTGACTATGGGATTAGGCAAATCAATTGTCTCAAAAAAAGCTGTCCCAAAAGGTATGCCCAGTCAAGAGCTTGGTGAAAATTACCAACGCGCCTTTTACTTCATTAACAGACAACATTTAAAATCTAAGCAGTTACAACAAGTTGCCGAGTTTGCGACTTCATTTTATCAAACAAAAAAAAGCTAG
- a CDS encoding AAA family ATPase — MKKYLILLAGSPGTGKTFLIQQIKRQIPDLFLITPDEGKELFADSVGFNSLEEKAELEKRVWQFYYGVLALYLEAGKRMIVSEYPFSNKQKHKLAEYANRYHYEVITIRLVADFEVLWQRRQQRDLEPERHLSHLMQSYHYGDHLEDRSKADNQITRDEFKAIIEARGYESFRLGELHEFDVTDYRKVEYESLIDYLENKMKRN; from the coding sequence ATGAAAAAATATTTGATTTTGTTAGCAGGTAGCCCGGGAACAGGGAAGACCTTTTTGATTCAGCAGATAAAAAGGCAAATTCCTGATTTGTTTTTGATTACGCCTGATGAAGGCAAAGAATTATTTGCTGATTCAGTTGGATTTAATTCATTAGAAGAAAAGGCTGAATTAGAAAAACGAGTTTGGCAATTTTATTATGGTGTCTTGGCTTTATATCTGGAAGCGGGCAAGCGGATGATTGTGTCAGAATATCCTTTTAGCAATAAGCAAAAGCATAAACTAGCTGAATATGCGAATCGTTATCATTATGAAGTGATAACGATTCGTTTAGTGGCAGACTTTGAAGTTTTGTGGCAAAGGCGTCAGCAACGAGATCTAGAGCCAGAACGACATCTTAGTCATTTAATGCAAAGTTATCATTATGGCGACCATTTGGAAGATCGAAGTAAGGCAGACAATCAGATTACACGGGATGAATTCAAAGCTATCATTGAGGCTAGGGGGTATGAGTCGTTCCGATTAGGTGAGCTTCATGAATTTGACGTGACAGATTATCGTAAAGTTGAGTATGAGAGTTTGATTGACTATTTAGAAAATAAAATGAAACGAAATTAG